A region of Bradyrhizobium sp. SZCCHNS1050 DNA encodes the following proteins:
- a CDS encoding DUF4112 domain-containing protein, with protein MAPSPRRGRASQAHFDANEARGPIIDQDGREIPQGSFRSSFNGAFVGPDGVRFDFNTANPFGNLTREQRIARLEAVAKLLDVAFVLPGTNIRYGIDGIIGLIPVVGDLIATALSLWLVREARALGAPWHVITRMLGNVAVEGVIGMVPVAGDAFDVLFRANMRNAKILRRWLDTQSR; from the coding sequence ATGGCTCCCTCGCCCCGCCGCGGACGCGCCTCGCAGGCGCACTTCGACGCCAATGAGGCGCGCGGACCGATCATCGACCAGGACGGACGTGAGATCCCGCAGGGCTCCTTCCGGTCCTCGTTCAACGGCGCCTTCGTCGGTCCGGACGGTGTGCGCTTCGATTTCAACACCGCCAATCCCTTCGGCAATCTGACCCGTGAGCAGCGCATCGCGCGGCTGGAGGCCGTGGCGAAGCTGCTCGACGTCGCCTTCGTCCTGCCCGGCACCAACATCCGCTATGGCATCGACGGCATCATCGGCCTGATCCCGGTGGTCGGCGACCTCATCGCGACCGCGCTGTCGCTGTGGCTGGTGCGCGAGGCCCGTGCGCTGGGCGCGCCCTGGCACGTCATTACGCGGATGCTGGGCAATGTCGCGGTCGAGGGGGTGATCGGCATGGTCCCCGTCGCGGGCGACGCCTTCGACGTGCTGTTCCGCGCCAACATGCGCAACGCCAAGATCCTGCGGCGGTGGCTGGATACCCAGTCGCGTTGA
- the msrB gene encoding peptide-methionine (R)-S-oxide reductase MsrB has protein sequence MSDTKTSDKVIKSEAEWREELTPMQYAVLREKATERPFSGEYEHEHRAGTYVCAGCGQTLFESDAKFDSGCGWPSFTQPATESHIDEETDHTHGMVRTEVLCSKCSGHLGHVFPDGPGPTGLRYCINSAALKLKPR, from the coding sequence ATGAGCGACACCAAGACGAGCGACAAGGTCATCAAGAGCGAGGCGGAATGGCGCGAGGAGCTGACGCCGATGCAGTACGCCGTGCTGCGCGAGAAGGCGACCGAGCGCCCGTTCTCGGGCGAATACGAGCATGAGCATCGCGCCGGGACCTATGTGTGCGCCGGCTGCGGCCAGACCCTGTTCGAGTCCGACGCCAAATTCGACTCCGGCTGCGGCTGGCCGAGCTTCACCCAGCCGGCGACGGAGAGCCACATCGACGAGGAGACCGACCATACCCACGGCATGGTCCGCACCGAGGTGCTGTGCTCGAAATGCTCCGGCCATCTCGGCCATGTCTTTCCCGACGGCCCGGGGCCGACCGGCCTGCGCTATTGCATCAACTCGGCGGCCCTGAAGCTGAAGCCGCGGTGA
- the msrA gene encoding peptide-methionine (S)-S-oxide reductase MsrA, whose translation MRLTRSLFVKTAVLGAMAAGILAWQPLHAAEQAVVIPPPAQDQAASDALETAVVAGGCFWGVQGVYQHTAGVVSAVSGYAGGTKATADYRTVSSGTTGHAESVQIKYDPKKISYGKILQIFFSVVHDPTQLNRQGPDSGPQYRSAIFTTSEAQRKVAEAYVAQLEKAKVFGKPIVTKIGKLDAFYPAEAYHQDYLTLHPSQPYIAYNDLPKIENLKKIFAENYVEKPTLVGEAKATN comes from the coding sequence ATGCGCCTCACCCGCTCCCTTTTCGTCAAGACAGCCGTGCTCGGTGCGATGGCGGCCGGCATCCTGGCCTGGCAGCCGCTGCACGCCGCCGAGCAGGCCGTTGTGATCCCGCCGCCGGCCCAGGACCAGGCGGCCTCCGACGCGCTGGAAACCGCTGTCGTCGCCGGCGGCTGCTTCTGGGGCGTCCAGGGCGTCTACCAGCACACGGCCGGCGTGGTCAGCGCGGTGTCCGGCTATGCCGGCGGCACCAAGGCCACGGCCGATTACCGCACGGTCTCGAGCGGCACGACGGGCCACGCGGAATCGGTCCAGATCAAGTACGACCCGAAGAAGATCTCCTATGGCAAGATTCTGCAGATCTTCTTTTCGGTCGTGCACGATCCGACCCAGTTGAACCGACAGGGCCCGGACTCGGGACCGCAATATCGCTCGGCGATCTTCACCACCTCGGAGGCGCAGAGGAAGGTCGCGGAGGCCTATGTCGCCCAGCTCGAAAAGGCCAAGGTGTTCGGCAAGCCGATCGTCACCAAGATCGGCAAGCTCGACGCGTTCTATCCGGCCGAGGCCTATCATCAGGACTACCTGACGCTGCACCCGAGCCAGCCCTATATTGCCTATAACGACCTGCCGAAGATCGAGAATCTGAAGAAGATCTTCGCGGAGAACTATGTCGAGAAGCCGACGCTGGTCGGCGAGGCCAAGGCAACGAACTGA
- the ppk2 gene encoding polyphosphate kinase 2, whose protein sequence is MAKSKTTKAKASNGRRMKRAAATVHAPRLQSAAGLDPIAQSLVDEQMQAAQITGLSAFETVLNGPPALDADSAPIRAMLDGAAPDDAKLMKALIEGKQAKRDRRHTSDELADNWRQGGYPYKYRMYRKDYEEQKFILQTELLKLQNWMKDARQRLVLLFEGRDAAGKGGTIKRFMEHLNPRGARVVALDKPSDVERGQWYFQRYVEHLPTAGEIVLFDRSWYNRAGVERVMGFCSQAEYDEFLRQVPEFERNLVRSGMHLIKFWFSVSREEQRRRFKEREAHPLKQWKLSPIDTASLDKWDDYTRAKEAMFFSTDTADCPWTVIKSDDKKRARLNAMRCVLHSLPYAGKDVSRIGQVDDLIVGRASVIHEREEHAN, encoded by the coding sequence ATGGCAAAGTCCAAGACCACGAAAGCCAAGGCCTCCAATGGCCGACGCATGAAGCGCGCAGCCGCCACCGTGCACGCCCCGCGCCTGCAATCGGCTGCGGGGCTCGATCCGATCGCCCAGTCGCTGGTCGACGAACAGATGCAGGCTGCGCAGATCACCGGGCTGTCGGCGTTCGAGACCGTGCTGAACGGACCGCCGGCGCTCGACGCCGACAGCGCACCGATCAGGGCCATGCTGGACGGCGCAGCACCCGACGATGCCAAGCTGATGAAGGCGCTGATCGAAGGCAAACAAGCCAAGCGCGACAGGCGCCACACCTCCGACGAGCTCGCCGACAATTGGCGCCAGGGCGGCTACCCCTACAAATACCGGATGTATCGCAAGGACTACGAGGAGCAGAAATTCATCCTGCAGACCGAACTGCTGAAGCTGCAGAACTGGATGAAGGATGCGCGGCAACGCCTGGTGCTGCTGTTCGAGGGCCGCGATGCCGCCGGCAAGGGCGGCACCATCAAGCGCTTCATGGAGCATCTCAATCCGCGCGGCGCCCGCGTCGTGGCGCTGGACAAGCCGAGCGACGTCGAGCGCGGCCAATGGTACTTCCAGCGCTATGTCGAGCACCTGCCGACCGCCGGCGAGATCGTGCTGTTCGACCGCTCCTGGTACAACCGCGCCGGCGTCGAGCGCGTGATGGGCTTCTGCTCGCAGGCCGAATATGACGAGTTCCTGCGCCAGGTGCCGGAGTTCGAACGCAACCTCGTACGCAGCGGCATGCACCTGATCAAGTTCTGGTTCTCGGTCAGCCGCGAGGAGCAGCGCCGCCGCTTCAAGGAGCGCGAGGCGCATCCGTTGAAGCAATGGAAGCTGTCGCCGATCGACACCGCCTCGCTCGACAAATGGGACGACTACACCCGCGCCAAGGAGGCGATGTTCTTCTCCACCGACACCGCCGACTGCCCGTGGACCGTGATCAAGTCGGACGACAAGAAGCGGGCGCGGCTGAACGCGATGCGCTGCGTGCTGCATTCGCTGCCCTATGCCGGCAAGGACGTCTCACGCATCGGCCAGGTCGACGATCTCATCGTCGGCCGCGCCAGCGTCATCCACGAGCGCGAGGAGCACGCCAACTGA